One genomic segment of Streptomyces niveus includes these proteins:
- a CDS encoding GlxA family transcriptional regulator, whose amino-acid sequence MTDGGGPSQASASGPRTVAVVAFDVVQLLDVTGPAEVFTTANMFGAHYDVRIVSPDGADVRTSSGVRVGVDGGPQALPARIHTLVVPGRGDWRRAVGDRPLIAFVEELLGRSRRITSVCAGAFVLAETGALDGLRAATHWRLAAQLASAYPLVRVETDPVFVKDGRVVTSAGVTSGIDLALSLVEDDHGAGVARDVARELVVFMARPGGQSQFSARLAPREARHPVVRRVLDAVGADPAAPHSLESLADMAGVSARHLSRLFRGETGTTPGQYVESVRLEAAQALLESGDDPTDGGPVPGGAGGGGPGGRRARAVARTPSDVGRSGRTGGVDARRGTAAGARRDRSRPASDGRTA is encoded by the coding sequence GTGACCGACGGCGGCGGGCCCTCTCAGGCGTCGGCGTCCGGGCCCCGGACCGTGGCCGTCGTCGCCTTCGACGTGGTGCAACTCCTCGACGTCACCGGCCCGGCCGAGGTGTTCACCACGGCCAACATGTTCGGCGCCCACTACGACGTACGGATCGTCTCCCCGGACGGCGCGGACGTGCGTACGTCGTCGGGCGTACGCGTCGGCGTGGACGGCGGCCCGCAGGCGCTGCCCGCCCGCATCCACACGCTCGTGGTACCCGGCCGGGGCGACTGGCGGCGCGCGGTCGGTGACCGGCCGCTCATCGCCTTCGTCGAAGAACTGCTGGGGCGCTCACGGCGGATCACGTCGGTGTGCGCCGGCGCTTTCGTCCTGGCGGAGACCGGCGCGCTGGACGGGCTGCGCGCCGCGACGCACTGGAGGCTCGCCGCGCAGCTCGCCTCGGCGTATCCGCTGGTGCGTGTGGAGACCGATCCGGTGTTCGTGAAGGACGGCCGCGTCGTCACGTCCGCCGGTGTCACCTCCGGGATCGACCTCGCGCTGTCCCTGGTCGAGGACGACCACGGCGCCGGGGTGGCGCGCGATGTCGCCCGCGAACTGGTGGTCTTCATGGCCCGCCCCGGCGGGCAGTCGCAGTTCAGCGCGCGCCTGGCCCCGCGCGAGGCGAGGCACCCGGTCGTACGCCGGGTGCTGGACGCGGTCGGCGCCGACCCCGCCGCCCCGCACAGCCTGGAGTCCCTGGCGGACATGGCCGGCGTCAGCGCCCGCCATCTCAGCAGGCTCTTCCGGGGCGAGACTGGTACGACGCCCGGCCAGTACGTGGAGTCGGTACGGCTGGAAGCCGCCCAGGCGCTCCTCGAATCGGGTGACGACCCCACGGACGGAGGACCTGTGCCAGGTGGCGCGGGTGGCGGCGGCCCCGGAGGGCGGCGAGCCCGCGCCGTGGCTCGTACCCCATCTGACGTCGGACGATCCGGCCGTACGGGTGGCGTCGACGCTCGTCGAGGTACGGCTGCGGGTGCCCGGCGCGATCGGTCTCGTCCTGCGTCTGATGGACGAACTGCCTGA
- a CDS encoding PaaI family thioesterase, producing the protein MSHLGARITHIGPGRVHIVLPACPEVTQQHGYIHAGATSAVADTAGGYAALTLFDEESDVLTVEYKINLLAPAAGDHLEAIGTVLRSGRTLTVCQLEVYGVRADGARKLVANGQQTLIRVNRPAA; encoded by the coding sequence ATGTCCCACCTCGGCGCGCGGATCACGCACATAGGGCCCGGCCGCGTACACATCGTGCTCCCGGCCTGCCCCGAGGTGACCCAGCAGCACGGCTACATCCACGCCGGCGCCACCAGCGCCGTCGCGGACACCGCCGGCGGCTACGCCGCGCTCACCCTGTTCGACGAGGAATCCGATGTCCTCACCGTCGAGTACAAGATCAACCTCCTCGCGCCCGCCGCGGGCGACCACCTCGAAGCGATCGGCACTGTCCTGAGGTCCGGACGCACCCTGACCGTCTGCCAACTGGAGGTCTACGGCGTCCGGGCCGACGGCGCCCGTAAGCTCGTCGCCAACGGCCAGCAGACCCTGATCCGCGTGAACCGACCCGCCGCCTGA
- the argC gene encoding N-acetyl-gamma-glutamyl-phosphate reductase, whose protein sequence is MAVRAAVAGASGYAGGELLRLLLGHPGVEIGALTGNSNAGQPLGSLQPHLGPLADRVLEPTTDDVLAGHDVVFLALPHGQSAAVAERLGDDVLVIDMGADFRLKDGADWEAFYGSTHAGTWPYGLPELPGARAALEGSRRVAVPGCYPTAVSLALFPAYAAGLVEPEAVITAATGTSGAGKAVKPHLLGSEVMGSMSPYGVGGGHRHTPEMIQNLSAAAGERVGVSFTPTLAPMSRGILATCSAKARPDVTAAEVRGAYEKAFADEPFVTLLPEGQWPATASVYGSNAVHVQVVLDGSARRVIAISAIDNLTKGTAGGAVQSMNIALGLPEETGLPATGVAP, encoded by the coding sequence ATGGCAGTACGTGCAGCGGTGGCGGGAGCCAGTGGATACGCCGGTGGGGAATTGCTCCGGCTGCTCCTGGGGCACCCCGGGGTCGAGATCGGCGCCCTGACCGGCAACTCCAACGCCGGCCAACCCCTCGGCTCCCTCCAGCCACACCTCGGGCCGCTGGCCGATCGTGTGCTCGAACCCACCACCGACGATGTGCTCGCCGGGCACGACGTGGTCTTTCTCGCACTGCCGCACGGGCAGTCCGCCGCCGTGGCCGAGCGGCTCGGCGACGATGTGCTCGTCATCGACATGGGCGCGGACTTCCGGCTGAAGGACGGCGCCGACTGGGAGGCGTTCTACGGCTCCACCCATGCCGGCACCTGGCCTTACGGCCTTCCCGAACTGCCGGGCGCCCGAGCCGCGTTGGAGGGGTCCAGGCGCGTCGCGGTGCCCGGCTGCTACCCGACGGCCGTCTCGCTCGCGCTCTTCCCCGCGTACGCCGCGGGGCTCGTCGAGCCCGAGGCCGTCATCACCGCCGCCACCGGTACGTCCGGGGCGGGCAAGGCGGTCAAGCCGCATCTGCTCGGCTCCGAGGTCATGGGCTCGATGAGCCCGTACGGCGTCGGCGGCGGACACCGGCACACCCCCGAGATGATCCAGAACCTCAGCGCGGCGGCCGGGGAGCGTGTCGGCGTCTCCTTCACGCCCACCCTCGCCCCCATGTCACGCGGCATCCTCGCCACCTGCTCGGCGAAGGCGAGGCCGGACGTCACCGCGGCGGAGGTGCGCGGCGCGTACGAGAAGGCGTTCGCCGACGAGCCGTTCGTGACGCTCCTGCCCGAGGGTCAGTGGCCGGCGACCGCGTCCGTGTACGGCTCCAACGCTGTTCACGTCCAGGTTGTCCTCGACGGGAGCGCCCGCCGCGTCATCGCCATCAGCGCCATCGACAATCTCACCAAGGGCACCGCGGGCGGCGCCGTCCAGAGCATGAACATCGCTCTCGGACTGCCCGAGGAGACCGGGCTCCCGGCCACCGGCGTCGCACCGTGA
- the argJ gene encoding bifunctional glutamate N-acetyltransferase/amino-acid acetyltransferase ArgJ, whose translation MSVTAAGGFTAAGITAGIKDSGTPDLALVVNTGPRRAAAGVFTANRVKAAPVLWSEQVVKGGRISAVVLNSGGANACTGPKGFQDTHATAEKVAEVLNQADPDSHSPGEIAVASTGLIGINLPMDKLLPGIEKAAAELSAHGGEKAAIAIKTTDSVHKTAVVSGDGWTVGGMAKGAGMLAPGLATMLVVLTTDADVDSPALDSALRAATRTTFDRVDSDGCMSTNDTVLLLASGASQVTPGQAEFAEAVRAVCDDLGRQLIGDAEGASKDIRIEVINAATEDDAVEVGRSVARNNLLKCALHGEDPNWGRVLSAIGTTSAAFDPDRLNVAINDVWVCRNGSVGDDRDLVDMRFREVRITADLAAGTESAVIWTNDLTADYVHENSAYSS comes from the coding sequence GTGAGCGTCACGGCAGCAGGCGGATTCACGGCGGCGGGCATCACCGCCGGGATCAAGGACAGCGGCACCCCGGACCTGGCCCTCGTGGTCAACACCGGCCCGCGCCGCGCCGCCGCCGGCGTCTTCACCGCCAACCGCGTCAAGGCCGCCCCCGTCCTCTGGTCGGAGCAGGTCGTCAAGGGCGGCCGGATCTCCGCCGTCGTCCTCAACTCCGGTGGCGCCAACGCCTGTACGGGCCCCAAGGGCTTCCAGGACACCCACGCCACCGCCGAGAAGGTCGCCGAGGTGCTGAACCAGGCCGACCCGGACAGCCACAGCCCCGGCGAGATCGCCGTCGCCTCCACCGGGCTCATCGGCATCAACCTGCCGATGGACAAGCTCCTGCCCGGCATCGAGAAGGCCGCGGCCGAACTCTCCGCGCACGGCGGCGAGAAGGCCGCAATCGCCATCAAGACCACCGACAGCGTGCACAAGACGGCCGTCGTGAGCGGCGACGGCTGGACCGTCGGCGGCATGGCCAAGGGCGCGGGCATGCTCGCCCCGGGCCTCGCCACCATGCTCGTCGTGCTCACCACCGACGCCGACGTCGACAGCCCCGCGCTCGACTCGGCCCTGCGCGCCGCCACCCGGACCACCTTCGACCGGGTCGACTCCGACGGCTGCATGTCCACCAACGACACCGTGCTGCTCCTCGCCTCCGGCGCCTCGCAAGTGACGCCCGGCCAGGCGGAGTTCGCTGAGGCCGTCCGCGCGGTCTGCGACGACCTGGGCCGCCAGCTCATCGGCGACGCCGAAGGCGCCAGCAAGGACATCCGCATCGAGGTGATCAACGCGGCGACCGAGGACGACGCCGTCGAGGTGGGCCGCTCCGTCGCCCGTAACAACCTCCTCAAGTGCGCACTGCACGGCGAGGACCCCAACTGGGGCCGGGTGCTCTCCGCGATCGGTACGACCTCCGCCGCCTTCGACCCCGACCGGCTCAACGTCGCCATCAACGATGTCTGGGTCTGCAGGAACGGCTCCGTCGGTGACGACCGCGACCTCGTCGACATGCGCTTCCGGGAGGTACGGATCACCGCCGACCTCGCGGCCGGCACGGAGTCGGCGGTCATCTGGACCAACGACCTCACCGCCGACTACGTCCACGAGAACAGCGCGTACAGCTCATGA
- the argB gene encoding acetylglutamate kinase, with product MTARKHTALPKAQILIEALPWLTRHNGKIVVIKFGGNAMVDEDLKAAFAQDVVFLRQAGLKPVVVHGGGPQISAQLDRHGLVSEFKAGLRVTTPEAMDVVRMVLAGQVQRELVGLLNQHGPLAVGMTGEDAHTISATRHRPRIDGELVDIGRVGEITAIDPGAIEALLADGRIPVISSIARSADDGHVYNVNADTAAAALAAALGAETLMVLTDVEGLYEDWPNNDDVISRLTASELEKLLPELSSGMVPKMEGCLFAVRNGVNTARVLDGRVQHSILLEIFTDSGIGTMVVPDGRQNTTEGGAS from the coding sequence ATGACCGCGCGCAAGCACACCGCCCTGCCCAAGGCGCAGATCCTCATCGAGGCACTGCCCTGGCTCACCCGGCACAACGGCAAGATCGTCGTCATCAAGTTCGGCGGCAACGCCATGGTGGACGAGGACCTGAAGGCCGCCTTCGCCCAGGACGTCGTCTTCCTGCGGCAGGCCGGCCTCAAGCCGGTCGTCGTGCACGGCGGCGGCCCCCAGATCAGCGCGCAGCTCGACCGGCACGGACTGGTCAGCGAGTTCAAGGCCGGGCTGCGGGTCACCACGCCCGAGGCGATGGACGTCGTACGGATGGTGCTCGCCGGGCAGGTCCAGCGCGAACTCGTCGGACTGCTCAACCAGCACGGCCCGCTCGCCGTAGGCATGACCGGCGAGGACGCCCACACCATCTCGGCCACCCGCCACCGGCCGCGCATCGACGGCGAGTTGGTCGACATCGGCCGCGTCGGCGAGATCACCGCCATCGACCCGGGCGCCATCGAGGCCCTGCTCGCCGACGGCCGTATCCCCGTCATCTCCTCCATCGCGCGCAGCGCCGACGACGGGCACGTCTACAACGTCAACGCCGACACGGCCGCCGCCGCGCTCGCCGCGGCGCTCGGGGCCGAGACGCTGATGGTCCTCACCGACGTCGAGGGTCTGTACGAGGACTGGCCGAACAACGACGACGTGATCAGCAGGCTCACGGCTTCCGAGCTGGAGAAGCTGCTGCCCGAGCTGTCCAGCGGCATGGTGCCCAAGATGGAGGGCTGTCTGTTCGCCGTACGCAACGGGGTCAACACCGCCCGCGTGCTCGACGGCCGCGTACAGCACTCGATCCTGCTGGAGATCTTCACCGACTCCGGCATCGGCACGATGGTCGTCCCCGACGGCCGGCAGAACACGACCGAAGGGGGAGCATCATGA